A single genomic interval of Lathyrus oleraceus cultivar Zhongwan6 chromosome 7, CAAS_Psat_ZW6_1.0, whole genome shotgun sequence harbors:
- the LOC127104558 gene encoding uncharacterized protein LOC127104558: protein MLEVEVFDCWGTDFVDPFPSSFYNEYILVAVDYVSKWVEAIASPKAGSKTVIRFLKKNIFSRFGVPMVLVSDEGSHFCRTPLEKVLEHYGVKHKVTTPYHPQENGQTEVSNREVKRILEKTVSSSRKEWSSKLDEALWAYRTAYKAPIGLTPFQLVYGKTFHLPVEMEHRALWALKFLNFDSTLAGEERKEQLHELEELRNNAYHSNKLYKEKVKAYHHGNVHHKEFRVGQMVLLFNSRLKLLPGKLKSKWSGPFVMKEVRDYGAIVVEDPKSKERWTVNGRRLKVYHGGEVNRDVYVVSLVKS from the coding sequence ATGTTGGAAGTGGAAGTCTTTGATTGTTGGGGCACTGATTTTGTTGACCCATTTCCCTCTTCTTTCTATAATGAGTATATTCTTGTAGccgttgactatgtgtcaaagtgggtggaagcaattgcttCACCTAAGGCCGGCTCCAAAACCGTGATAAGATTTctaaagaaaaacatattttcacgttttggtgtgcctatGGTGTTAGTAAGCGATGAGGGATCACATTTTTGCAGAACACCCTTGGAAAAAGTCTTGgaacattatggtgtaaagcataaAGTGACTACTCCTTACCATCCACAAGAAAATGGTCAAACGGAAGTGTCAAATAGAGAAGTAAAAAGGATACTTGAAAAAACTGTTTCGAGCTCAAGAAAAGAGTGGTCTTCAAAATTGgatgaagctttatgggcatatcgtaccgcctacaaagcTCCTATTGGACTAACCCCATTTCAGTTGGTTTATGGGAAGACTTTTCATCTCCCGGTAGAGATGGAACATAGAGCACTTTGGGCTCTTAAATTCTTGAACTTTGACTCCACTCTAGCCGGTGAggaaagaaaagaacaactccatgaattggaggaattAAGGAACAATGCTTACCACTCAAACAAGCTTTACAAGGAGAAGGTGAAAGCATACCATCATGGAAATGTCCATCACAAGGAGTTCAGAGTTGGACAAATGGTGCTCCTTTTTAATTCAAGACTCAAGTTGCTTCCGGGTAAGTTGAAGTCCAAATGGTCGGGACCGTTTGTAATGAAAGAGGTGCGAGATTATGGAGCCATTGTGGTTGAGGACCCAAAGTCAAAAGAGAGATGGACTGTGAATGGGCGGAGATTAAAAGTCTACCATGGTGGAGAAGTAAACAGAGACGTCTATGTAGTTTCGCTCGTCAAATCGTGA